The following coding sequences are from one Halomicrobium zhouii window:
- a CDS encoding archease, whose translation MGFELRDHTADVAVAATGETLGDVFAAVADGLTAAMCEDVPDGGERFDVSVDAESREALLFDFLDELIYVRDVESVLPTDHDATVEREGDRWRVDASARGVPLSAVTAREVKAVTYSEMDLSETADGWEAYVVFDV comes from the coding sequence GTGGGTTTCGAACTCCGTGACCACACCGCGGACGTCGCCGTGGCAGCGACGGGCGAGACGCTCGGAGACGTCTTCGCCGCCGTCGCCGACGGCCTGACGGCCGCGATGTGCGAGGACGTCCCCGACGGCGGCGAGCGGTTCGACGTCTCCGTCGATGCCGAGAGCCGGGAGGCACTCCTGTTCGACTTCCTCGACGAACTCATCTACGTTCGCGACGTCGAGAGCGTCCTGCCGACCGACCACGATGCCACGGTGGAGCGCGAGGGTGACCGCTGGCGCGTCGACGCGAGCGCCCGCGGCGTCCCACTTTCCGCCGTCACGGCCCGCGAGGTGAAGGCGGTGACGTACTCCGAGATGGACCTCTCGGAGACGGCCGACGGCTGGGAGGCCTACGTCGTCTTCGACGTGTGA
- a CDS encoding heavy metal translocating P-type ATPase has protein sequence MTDANADAPGDAVPPDDTGEPAGTADEAVFDMDVPDMDCASCAGKVTSALEGTDGVQRVDARPATGTVSVGYDDGRADGDDLTRAVESAGYEVTGTSGDGADEDGHAQDADGTRNVWTSPRAIKTWIGAVLLAVGIVFEPALVGLVDDPVVATVLSTEFSLADVLFLGAVATAGQEILRGGYYSAKNAALDIDFLMSVAMVSAVAASVVSPSANFYFEAATLAVLFSIAELLERYSMDQARSSLRELMDLSPDEATVRREGEEVTVPVEEVTVGDAVLVQPGEKIPLDGGVREGESAVNEAPITGESVPVDKADGDEVYAGTINQAGFLEVEVTAAAGEDTLSRIVQLVEDAQANKTEREQFVDRFAGYYTPLMVALAILVATVPPLVLEGPVTAGVAGYAVTFPAGWMPWFVNGITLLVLACPCAFVISTPVTVVSGITSAAKNGVLIKGGRYLESMGQVDAVAMDKTGTLTRGELAVTDVVPLGNRSEDDVLACARGLEQRSEHPIGEAIVAHASDAGVDTAQVSEFESLTGKGVQATLGGEAHYAGKPGLFDSLGFDLEHVHVVESDDGIEDEVRDLCDRQGCLNLAEDTIPRLQREGKTVVLVGTEDELEGVVAVADDVRPEAAWTVGRLQDLGVEVVMLTGDNERTARAIGDRVGVDDVRAALLPEEKVEAIEELDAEYEGGVAMVGDGINDAPALATATVGVAMGAAGTDTAIETADVALMSDDLSKLPYLYDVAHQANGVIRQNIWASLGLKAMLAVGVPLGVVNLAIAVLLGDAGMTVGVTGNAMRLSRVRPETPEATEPGTDAAA, from the coding sequence ATGACAGATGCGAACGCCGACGCCCCCGGTGACGCCGTCCCACCGGACGATACCGGCGAACCGGCGGGGACGGCCGACGAGGCGGTTTTCGACATGGACGTGCCCGATATGGACTGTGCGTCCTGTGCGGGCAAGGTGACGAGTGCGCTGGAAGGGACCGACGGCGTCCAGCGCGTCGACGCCCGCCCGGCCACCGGCACCGTGAGCGTCGGGTACGACGACGGACGGGCCGACGGCGACGACCTCACGCGAGCCGTCGAGTCCGCCGGCTACGAGGTGACCGGCACGAGCGGTGACGGCGCCGACGAAGACGGTCACGCCCAGGACGCCGACGGGACCCGTAACGTCTGGACGAGCCCGCGGGCGATCAAGACCTGGATCGGTGCGGTGTTGCTCGCCGTCGGAATCGTCTTCGAGCCCGCGCTGGTCGGACTGGTCGACGACCCCGTCGTCGCGACAGTCCTCTCGACGGAGTTCTCGCTCGCCGACGTGCTCTTCCTCGGCGCCGTCGCCACGGCGGGCCAGGAGATTCTCCGGGGAGGGTACTACTCGGCGAAGAACGCCGCGCTCGACATCGACTTCCTGATGAGCGTCGCGATGGTGAGCGCCGTCGCCGCCTCGGTCGTCTCTCCCTCGGCCAACTTCTACTTCGAGGCGGCGACGCTCGCGGTGCTCTTTAGCATCGCGGAACTGCTGGAGCGGTACTCGATGGACCAGGCCCGGTCCTCGCTGCGCGAGCTGATGGACCTCTCGCCGGACGAGGCGACCGTCCGTCGGGAGGGAGAGGAAGTGACGGTTCCCGTCGAGGAGGTCACCGTGGGCGACGCGGTGCTCGTCCAGCCGGGAGAGAAGATTCCCCTCGACGGCGGAGTCCGCGAGGGGGAGAGCGCCGTCAACGAGGCGCCGATCACCGGCGAGAGCGTCCCCGTCGACAAGGCCGACGGCGACGAGGTGTACGCCGGCACGATCAACCAGGCCGGCTTCCTGGAAGTCGAGGTCACCGCCGCGGCGGGCGAGGACACCCTCTCGCGTATCGTCCAGCTGGTCGAGGACGCGCAGGCCAACAAGACGGAACGCGAGCAGTTCGTCGACCGCTTCGCCGGCTACTACACGCCCTTGATGGTCGCGCTCGCGATCCTAGTCGCGACGGTCCCACCGCTAGTTCTGGAGGGCCCCGTAACCGCCGGCGTTGCCGGCTACGCGGTCACCTTCCCGGCGGGGTGGATGCCGTGGTTCGTCAACGGCATCACCCTGCTCGTGCTGGCCTGCCCCTGCGCGTTCGTCATCTCGACGCCGGTGACCGTCGTCTCCGGCATCACCAGCGCCGCCAAGAACGGCGTCCTCATCAAGGGCGGGCGCTACCTCGAATCGATGGGACAGGTCGACGCCGTCGCGATGGACAAGACCGGTACGCTCACGCGGGGCGAACTGGCCGTCACGGACGTCGTCCCCCTGGGTAACCGGTCCGAGGACGACGTCCTCGCGTGCGCACGCGGGCTCGAACAGCGCTCCGAGCACCCCATCGGCGAGGCCATCGTCGCCCACGCGAGCGACGCCGGCGTCGACACCGCCCAGGTCAGCGAGTTCGAGAGCCTCACAGGCAAGGGCGTCCAGGCGACCCTCGGCGGGGAGGCCCACTACGCCGGGAAACCCGGCCTCTTCGACTCACTGGGCTTCGACCTCGAACACGTCCACGTCGTCGAGAGCGACGACGGTATCGAGGACGAGGTCCGGGACCTCTGTGACCGCCAGGGCTGTCTCAACCTCGCCGAGGACACCATCCCGCGCCTCCAGCGCGAGGGGAAGACGGTCGTCCTCGTCGGAACGGAGGACGAACTGGAAGGGGTGGTCGCCGTCGCGGACGACGTCCGTCCCGAGGCGGCCTGGACCGTCGGGCGCCTCCAGGACCTGGGCGTCGAGGTCGTCATGCTCACCGGCGACAACGAGCGGACCGCCCGCGCCATCGGCGACCGCGTGGGCGTCGACGACGTCAGGGCGGCGCTGCTCCCCGAGGAGAAGGTCGAAGCCATCGAGGAACTCGACGCCGAGTACGAGGGCGGCGTCGCGATGGTCGGCGACGGTATCAACGACGCGCCCGCGCTCGCGACGGCGACGGTGGGCGTCGCGATGGGCGCGGCCGGCACCGACACGGCCATCGAGACGGCCGACGTCGCGCTGATGAGCGACGACCTCTCGAAGCTTCCCTACCTCTACGACGTGGCCCACCAGGCCAACGGCGTCATCCGGCAGAACATCTGGGCCAGCCTCGGCCTGAAGGCGATGCTGGCCGTGGGCGTCCCCCTCGGCGTGGTGAACCTGGCCATCGCCGTCCTGCTCGGCGACGCTGGAATGACTGTCGGTGTGACGGGCAACGCGATGCGACTCTCGCGCGTGCGTCCGGAGACGCCCGAGGCGACGGAACCCGGGACGGACGCGGCTGCGTGA
- a CDS encoding HAD family hydrolase: MERYDQIYRLYRDFDTETLEAYQDFVDLFPPVDSRVALDHWEEATDELERRKAEIRDGFDEEGDVFAELAATLSRDQAFTALDLATEYERPVNALVLDVDETLRTAGRTDNEIPRDVLHRLHQLHEDGVPIVVCTGQTLENVKGFLIQGLGNELVHSGDLSIVYESGNGVFTPGHGPDTKQLLYEDLDDEITDVFAAVRSRIVTEAPDEIRRGCHLQGNEFNVTLKPNAETGTPAAQEVIDHALVYVVDLLADAIGEQVGYDGGSSGAEAAPASWARALYSRDPEIEQVLRSRDALPDVDPDDVPADLAAILERIDVAYYEADAAEIVSLELDKVAGVEAAFDVLGVDDPFALVMGDSKSDLRVMRWLEERGAGLAAAPKHASRDVLDHVIRTDELLFDEGDAASILELAAGTNLFAELDG, translated from the coding sequence ATGGAACGGTACGACCAGATCTACCGGCTCTACCGGGACTTCGACACGGAGACCCTGGAGGCCTACCAGGACTTCGTCGACCTGTTTCCCCCGGTCGATTCGCGGGTAGCGCTCGACCACTGGGAGGAGGCGACCGACGAACTGGAGCGGCGCAAGGCGGAGATACGGGACGGGTTCGACGAGGAGGGAGACGTGTTCGCCGAACTCGCGGCCACGCTGAGCCGCGACCAGGCGTTCACGGCCCTGGATCTGGCCACCGAGTACGAGCGGCCGGTCAACGCGCTCGTCCTCGACGTCGACGAGACGCTCCGGACTGCTGGCCGGACGGACAACGAGATTCCACGGGACGTCCTCCACCGCCTCCACCAGTTACACGAGGACGGCGTGCCCATCGTCGTCTGTACGGGCCAGACCCTCGAGAACGTGAAGGGCTTCCTCATCCAGGGGCTGGGGAACGAACTCGTCCACTCCGGCGACCTCAGCATCGTCTACGAGTCGGGCAACGGCGTGTTCACGCCCGGACACGGCCCGGACACGAAGCAACTCCTCTACGAGGACCTCGACGACGAGATCACCGACGTGTTCGCGGCCGTGCGCTCGCGAATCGTCACCGAGGCCCCCGACGAGATCCGCCGGGGCTGCCATCTCCAGGGTAACGAGTTCAACGTGACGCTGAAGCCCAACGCGGAGACGGGGACGCCGGCCGCACAGGAAGTCATCGACCACGCGCTCGTGTACGTCGTCGACCTGCTGGCGGACGCCATCGGCGAACAGGTCGGGTACGACGGCGGGTCGAGTGGAGCGGAGGCGGCCCCCGCGTCGTGGGCGAGAGCGCTCTACAGCAGAGACCCGGAAATCGAGCAGGTCCTGCGGTCGCGAGACGCGCTCCCCGACGTCGACCCGGACGACGTGCCGGCGGACCTGGCCGCGATCCTCGAACGAATCGACGTCGCGTACTACGAGGCCGACGCCGCCGAAATCGTCAGCCTCGAACTCGACAAGGTGGCGGGTGTGGAGGCGGCCTTCGACGTGCTCGGCGTCGACGACCCCTTCGCCCTCGTCATGGGCGACAGCAAGAGCGACCTGCGCGTGATGCGGTGGCTCGAAGAACGAGGGGCAGGACTCGCCGCGGCCCCCAAACACGCCTCCCGGGACGTCCTGGACCACGTCATCAGGACGGACGAGCTACTGTTCGACGAGGGCGACGCCGCCTCCATCCTCGAACTCGCCGCCGGGACGAACCTCTTCGCCGAACTGGACGGGTAA
- a CDS encoding winged helix-turn-helix domain-containing protein has translation MVASEWDDVSYVISSRYRIATLKRLSDSPATPSRIAEDTDLSVAHVSRALQELRDHELTELLVSEDRKKGRVYGITDHGEAVWETIEAENMI, from the coding sequence ATGGTTGCATCAGAATGGGACGACGTCAGCTACGTCATCAGTTCACGGTACAGGATCGCGACGCTCAAACGCCTCAGTGACAGCCCCGCCACGCCCTCACGGATCGCCGAAGACACGGACCTGAGCGTGGCTCACGTCTCGCGCGCGCTGCAGGAACTCCGCGACCACGAACTCACGGAGCTCCTCGTATCGGAGGACCGGAAGAAGGGCCGCGTCTACGGTATCACAGACCACGGCGAGGCCGTCTGGGAGACGATCGAAGCGGAGAACATGATATAG
- a CDS encoding threonine aldolase family protein, with the protein MIDLRSDTVTRPSEAMRDAARDASVGDDVYGEDPSVNELQTRAAEVLGTEAALFVPSGTMGNQVAARTHTERGQELLCERESHIYKWELAGLAQHAALQPRTLDGGERGVVTPAQVRDGCVEASDHRPGTGLLSLENTHNSKGGTAHSPDDVAAAAEAAHDLGIPVHLDGARLFNAATAHDVAASAFVDHVDSVMCCLSKGLGAPVGSILAGSLSFVDAARRNRKLLGGGMRQAGMIAAPGLRALENRHRLGADHRRAARLADGIDQVDGLTVTPPETNVVLVETDRPAEAFLDDCESEGLLGVPFDDHVVRFCTHWDVDDGDVDRAIDAVARAT; encoded by the coding sequence ATGATCGACCTGCGGAGCGACACAGTCACCCGGCCGAGCGAGGCGATGCGGGACGCCGCCCGCGACGCGAGCGTGGGCGACGACGTCTACGGTGAAGACCCCTCGGTCAACGAGCTGCAGACGCGGGCCGCCGAGGTACTCGGTACCGAGGCGGCGCTCTTCGTCCCTTCGGGGACGATGGGCAACCAGGTGGCCGCCCGGACCCACACCGAACGGGGCCAGGAACTACTCTGCGAGCGCGAGAGCCACATCTACAAGTGGGAACTCGCAGGTCTCGCCCAGCACGCGGCCCTCCAGCCGCGCACGCTCGACGGGGGCGAACGCGGCGTCGTGACTCCGGCGCAGGTACGCGACGGCTGCGTCGAGGCGAGCGACCATCGACCCGGGACGGGGCTCCTCTCGCTCGAAAACACCCACAACAGCAAGGGTGGGACGGCCCACTCTCCCGACGACGTCGCTGCGGCCGCCGAGGCCGCCCACGACCTGGGGATCCCGGTCCACCTCGACGGGGCGCGGCTGTTCAACGCGGCGACGGCCCACGACGTCGCGGCGTCGGCCTTCGTCGACCACGTCGACTCGGTGATGTGCTGTCTCTCGAAGGGGCTCGGCGCGCCCGTGGGATCGATCCTCGCCGGTTCGTTGTCGTTCGTCGACGCGGCGCGACGCAACCGGAAACTGCTGGGCGGCGGGATGCGGCAGGCGGGGATGATAGCCGCGCCGGGCCTGCGCGCGCTCGAGAACCGACACCGACTCGGCGCGGACCACCGGCGCGCGGCGCGACTCGCCGACGGGATCGACCAGGTCGACGGACTCACTGTCACCCCGCCAGAGACGAACGTCGTCCTCGTCGAGACGGACCGGCCAGCCGAGGCGTTCCTCGACGATTGCGAGTCCGAGGGGCTCCTCGGCGTCCCCTTCGACGACCACGTCGTGCGCTTTTGCACCCACTGGGACGTCGACGACGGGGACGTCGACCGGGCCATCGACGCCGTGGCGCGCGCGACGTAG
- a CDS encoding TRAM domain-containing protein, with protein MEISDNLACLYSAQVEQRDGRYVIEVPETEVSVGDVAPGDVYRIALLATDEAGDDEGTASQPRSRSGSQDQSSSRNGTRADQGPPVDEGERRTVDIEDIGEKGDGIARVERGYVVIVPDTEQGERVTIEITDVKENLGFAEVVERKAYYE; from the coding sequence ATGGAGATTTCAGACAATCTTGCCTGTCTCTACAGCGCACAGGTGGAACAGCGTGACGGCAGGTACGTCATCGAAGTGCCTGAAACCGAGGTATCGGTCGGCGACGTCGCGCCCGGTGACGTGTATCGCATCGCGTTGCTCGCCACCGACGAGGCGGGAGACGACGAGGGGACTGCCTCGCAGCCCCGGTCCCGGTCTGGGTCACAGGACCAGTCCTCGTCCCGGAACGGGACGCGAGCCGACCAGGGACCGCCGGTCGACGAGGGCGAGCGCCGCACCGTCGACATCGAGGACATCGGCGAGAAGGGCGACGGCATCGCCCGCGTCGAACGCGGCTACGTCGTCATCGTCCCAGACACGGAACAGGGCGAACGCGTCACCATCGAGATCACCGACGTGAAGGAGAACCTCGGGTTCGCGGAAGTCGTCGAACGCAAGGCGTACTACGAGTAA
- the nirK gene encoding copper-containing nitrite reductase, producing the protein MPFTDRRAFLSTISVGGAAFVAGCSGDGEEEAAASTNQGETDTATEDGLDPAKDVDVDRIAADPRDIPDPVDWDEPRHHEVEMTTEEVTAEIEPGVTFDYMTFDGRVPGPMVRVRRGDTVTFRLNNPEDSQLPHNIDFHAVYGPGGGASDTTIAPGESAEIQYQATYPGVFIYHCAVPNMDHHISAGMFGAILVEPEEGLPEVDHELFFGQHELYTNGAPGEEGHHEFDIDAAKSQDSTYVCLNGEAYAFTGDGYGPVTVEKGDRVRIFHSNGGPNHISSWHGIGNVWETFYRDGDLVSEPDRFVETAPVAPGTVAAAEIDTPVPGPIKLVDHALTRVVRKGMLGVIQVEGEEEPGIYNGDP; encoded by the coding sequence ATGCCATTCACGGACCGACGCGCGTTCCTCTCGACGATCAGTGTGGGCGGGGCGGCGTTCGTCGCTGGCTGTTCCGGCGACGGGGAGGAAGAGGCTGCTGCCAGCACGAATCAGGGCGAGACCGACACGGCGACGGAGGACGGACTCGACCCGGCGAAAGACGTCGACGTCGACCGGATAGCGGCGGACCCGCGAGACATCCCGGACCCGGTCGACTGGGACGAGCCGCGCCACCACGAGGTCGAGATGACGACCGAAGAGGTGACCGCGGAGATAGAGCCCGGCGTCACGTTCGACTACATGACCTTCGACGGCCGGGTTCCGGGGCCGATGGTCCGGGTGCGCCGCGGCGACACCGTCACCTTCCGGCTGAACAATCCCGAGGACAGCCAGCTACCCCACAACATCGACTTCCACGCCGTCTACGGGCCGGGCGGCGGTGCGAGCGACACGACCATCGCGCCGGGGGAGAGCGCCGAGATCCAGTACCAGGCCACCTACCCGGGCGTCTTCATCTACCACTGTGCGGTCCCGAACATGGACCACCACATCAGCGCGGGGATGTTCGGCGCCATCCTGGTCGAACCAGAGGAGGGGCTCCCGGAGGTGGACCACGAGCTGTTCTTCGGCCAGCACGAACTCTACACGAACGGCGCGCCCGGCGAGGAGGGCCACCACGAGTTCGACATCGACGCGGCGAAGTCTCAGGATTCCACCTACGTCTGCCTCAACGGCGAGGCGTACGCGTTCACCGGGGACGGTTACGGACCGGTCACGGTCGAGAAAGGGGACCGCGTCCGCATCTTCCACTCCAACGGCGGTCCGAACCACATCAGCTCCTGGCACGGCATCGGGAACGTCTGGGAGACGTTCTACCGCGACGGCGACCTGGTCTCCGAGCCCGACCGGTTCGTCGAGACGGCACCGGTCGCCCCCGGGACCGTCGCCGCCGCGGAGATAGACACGCCAGTTCCGGGGCCGATCAAGCTCGTCGACCACGCGCTCACCCGGGTCGTCCGCAAGGGCATGCTGGGCGTGATACAGGTCGAGGGTGAGGAGGAACCGGGCATCTACAACGGCGACCCGTAG
- a CDS encoding 4Fe-4S ferredoxin N-terminal domain-containing protein gives MTDEGPVSFDEDEEARMERALAEAGYDTELGVEMAKDAQRVAAGELGEAAFFERYHEEVLDEFGRDARELPELRDDVDGEVVADADDPDGIRESLAAIADDEGVSRREVMKKGGAAAMALSVFAGGGGAAAGEDQGESYDGTRYGMVINLNNCDGCLACVKACEQEHGTSRGANWMYVFTYEDEDQDGENFLVRPCQHCTDSPCTKVCPIGARHTREQDGLVLTDYDICIGCRYCEVSCPYGVNYFQWGDPDVPESEIDDDHQIDERGRWVGARPPKGVMGKCTFCVDRQDGQMGEEKVGTTACEEACAMDAIHFGDLNDEESAPNQHLAAYEEAHQNDHSEWENRTDDLVSTFKLMEERGTNPNVTYIGNEPSQDARQVEGPVAYEDMGLVDDRKQEVLDSGAMATDGGEEA, from the coding sequence GTGACCGACGAGGGGCCAGTCTCGTTCGACGAGGACGAGGAAGCCCGGATGGAACGGGCCCTGGCGGAGGCCGGGTACGACACCGAACTCGGCGTGGAGATGGCGAAAGACGCCCAGCGCGTCGCGGCCGGTGAGCTGGGCGAGGCGGCCTTCTTCGAGCGGTACCACGAGGAGGTCCTCGACGAGTTCGGCCGGGACGCCCGCGAACTGCCGGAACTCCGCGACGACGTCGACGGCGAAGTCGTCGCCGACGCCGACGACCCCGACGGGATCCGCGAGAGCCTGGCGGCCATCGCCGACGACGAGGGCGTCTCCCGTCGAGAGGTGATGAAGAAGGGCGGCGCGGCAGCGATGGCCCTGAGCGTCTTCGCCGGGGGCGGCGGCGCGGCGGCTGGCGAAGACCAGGGGGAATCCTACGACGGGACGCGCTACGGGATGGTCATCAACCTCAACAACTGCGACGGCTGTCTCGCCTGCGTGAAAGCCTGCGAGCAGGAACACGGCACCTCGCGGGGCGCAAACTGGATGTACGTCTTCACGTACGAGGACGAGGACCAGGACGGCGAGAACTTCCTCGTCAGGCCCTGCCAGCACTGCACCGACTCGCCGTGTACGAAGGTCTGTCCCATCGGCGCGCGCCACACCCGCGAGCAGGACGGCCTCGTGCTGACCGACTACGACATCTGCATCGGCTGCCGGTACTGCGAGGTGTCCTGTCCATACGGAGTCAACTACTTCCAGTGGGGCGACCCCGACGTCCCCGAGTCGGAGATCGACGACGACCACCAGATCGACGAGCGCGGCCGCTGGGTCGGCGCGCGCCCGCCGAAGGGCGTGATGGGCAAGTGTACGTTCTGCGTCGACCGGCAGGACGGCCAGATGGGCGAGGAGAAGGTCGGGACCACGGCCTGCGAGGAGGCCTGTGCGATGGACGCCATCCACTTCGGCGACCTGAACGACGAGGAGAGCGCGCCGAACCAGCACCTGGCAGCCTACGAGGAGGCTCACCAGAACGACCACTCCGAGTGGGAGAACCGCACGGACGACCTGGTTTCGACGTTCAAGCTGATGGAGGAACGGGGGACCAACCCGAACGTCACGTACATCGGCAACGAACCCTCCCAGGACGCTCGCCAGGTCGAGGGCCCGGTCGCCTACGAGGACATGGGCCTCGTCGACGACCGAAAGCAGGAAGTGCTGGACAGCGGCGCCATGGCGACGGACGGAGGTGAGGAGGCGTGA
- the nrfD gene encoding NrfD/PsrC family molybdoenzyme membrane anchor subunit — translation MSTDVSGVSREVLVRPIQSRSKGYLLALAASLAAIGVWVFFYTQQLEHGMIVTNLADWGSGGGVPWGLYIGAFIWWVGIAHGGIILSAAVRLIGLDTYQPVARMAELLTIAALTCAGLFILIHVGRPDRLVTSVLPAWPTRVQWSPLMWDVTVITAYFVLTGTYLMLTIRYDVHRLRDQLPDVLEPVYQALMIGYTEKEDAVVERMVWWVAFAIIIMAPLLLHGGVIPWLFALLPSMAGWHGGVQGPSFLSIALTSAVSGIIIIAAAFRWAYDWEELIPDAVFRGLAKWLGFFSLLFLWLQLQQVVTGIFAAPTTLQHATEVKLSTPLYWVAIGLVGLTLAYVFASALKPSLFSIRAMVMASFAVLVGTLVEKTLFVVEGLQHAHFALYDGVPGAYVPSPVELSAVLGTAGIAVLFFLVVSKVIPVVELHAIEADHEEVNQ, via the coding sequence GTGAGCACCGACGTCTCCGGTGTCAGTCGCGAGGTGCTCGTCCGACCGATCCAGTCCCGGTCGAAGGGGTACCTCCTCGCGCTGGCGGCGTCGCTGGCCGCCATCGGCGTCTGGGTGTTCTTCTACACCCAGCAGCTCGAACACGGGATGATAGTCACTAACCTCGCCGACTGGGGTTCCGGCGGTGGCGTCCCGTGGGGCCTCTACATCGGGGCGTTCATCTGGTGGGTCGGCATCGCACACGGCGGGATCATCCTGTCGGCGGCGGTCCGGCTCATCGGCCTCGACACCTACCAGCCGGTCGCGCGGATGGCGGAACTGCTGACCATCGCCGCGCTGACCTGCGCGGGGCTGTTCATCCTCATCCACGTCGGCCGGCCGGACCGGCTGGTCACGAGCGTCCTGCCAGCGTGGCCGACGCGCGTCCAGTGGTCGCCGCTGATGTGGGACGTCACCGTCATCACCGCCTACTTCGTGCTGACGGGGACGTACCTCATGCTGACCATCAGGTACGACGTCCACCGCCTCAGGGACCAGCTCCCGGACGTCCTGGAACCTGTCTACCAGGCCCTGATGATCGGGTACACGGAGAAGGAGGACGCGGTCGTCGAGCGGATGGTGTGGTGGGTCGCCTTCGCCATCATCATCATGGCGCCGCTGTTGCTCCACGGGGGCGTCATCCCGTGGCTGTTCGCGCTGTTGCCGTCGATGGCCGGCTGGCACGGCGGCGTCCAGGGCCCATCCTTCCTCTCCATCGCGCTCACCTCTGCGGTCAGCGGCATCATCATCATCGCCGCTGCCTTCCGGTGGGCCTACGACTGGGAGGAACTCATCCCCGACGCCGTGTTCCGGGGCCTGGCGAAGTGGCTTGGCTTCTTCAGCCTGCTCTTCCTCTGGCTGCAGCTCCAGCAGGTCGTGACCGGCATCTTCGCCGCGCCGACCACGCTCCAGCACGCGACGGAGGTGAAGCTCTCGACGCCGCTGTACTGGGTCGCCATCGGGCTCGTCGGCCTGACGCTGGCCTACGTGTTCGCCTCGGCGCTGAAGCCGTCGCTGTTCAGCATCCGCGCGATGGTGATGGCCTCCTTCGCGGTGCTTGTCGGCACGCTCGTCGAGAAGACGCTGTTCGTCGTCGAGGGGCTCCAGCACGCCCACTTCGCGCTGTACGACGGCGTGCCGGGCGCCTACGTCCCCTCGCCGGTCGAACTCTCCGCGGTGCTCGGCACCGCCGGCATCGCGGTGCTATTCTTCCTGGTCGTCTCGAAGGTGATCCCGGTGGTCGAACTGCACGCCATCGAGGCGGACCACGAGGAGGTGAACCAGTGA
- a CDS encoding Mrp/NBP35 family ATP-binding protein, translating to MTQPELESELTDRLATVQDPANDDDDVVSMGLVNDVTVRDGTAEVSLAFNAPYAPEEIEIGNAIREEIEDAGLEPDLRANVGEEHGYDEDVLPGVRNVVAVASGKGGVGKTTVAANLAAGLKDLGARVGILDADVHGPNVPRILPTENEPGITPDEEIVPPRSDGVMVMSTHHMMPDDEDEPAVMRGPMVNNVMMKFVNEVQWGRLDYLVVDLPPGTGDASLNLLQTLPVAGVVIVTTPQEMAVADARKGLRLFADHDAPVLGVVENMSTFRCPGCGDDHSVFGEGGGDEIREDYDVPVLSRLPIHPDFDSQGGDGPTVRDDDSVVQEDLFDMVDSVADRIGEENRRKVAEHVDAARADAGDDVPAAAESR from the coding sequence ATGACCCAACCAGAACTCGAATCCGAACTGACCGACCGACTCGCGACCGTCCAGGACCCGGCGAACGACGACGACGACGTCGTCTCGATGGGCCTCGTGAACGACGTCACCGTCCGCGACGGCACCGCGGAGGTGTCGCTGGCGTTCAACGCGCCCTACGCGCCCGAGGAGATAGAGATAGGCAACGCAATTCGTGAAGAGATCGAGGACGCCGGCCTCGAACCCGACCTTCGCGCGAACGTCGGCGAGGAACACGGCTACGACGAGGACGTCCTGCCGGGCGTCCGCAACGTCGTCGCCGTCGCCTCCGGGAAAGGCGGCGTCGGGAAGACCACCGTCGCGGCGAACCTCGCGGCCGGGCTCAAGGACCTTGGCGCTCGCGTCGGCATCCTCGACGCGGACGTGCACGGCCCGAACGTCCCCCGGATCTTGCCCACCGAGAACGAACCGGGCATCACGCCCGACGAGGAGATCGTCCCGCCCCGCTCGGACGGGGTCATGGTGATGAGCACCCACCACATGATGCCCGACGACGAGGACGAACCCGCGGTCATGCGCGGGCCGATGGTGAACAACGTGATGATGAAGTTCGTCAACGAGGTCCAGTGGGGCCGACTCGACTACCTCGTCGTCGACCTCCCGCCGGGGACCGGCGACGCCTCCCTGAACCTGTTGCAGACGCTGCCCGTCGCCGGCGTCGTCATCGTCACGACACCCCAGGAGATGGCGGTCGCGGACGCCCGCAAGGGGCTCCGACTGTTCGCGGACCACGACGCCCCCGTCCTCGGCGTCGTCGAGAACATGAGCACCTTCCGGTGTCCCGGCTGCGGCGACGACCACTCGGTGTTCGGCGAGGGCGGCGGCGACGAGATACGCGAGGACTACGACGTCCCGGTCCTGTCGCGCCTGCCCATCCACCCCGACTTCGACAGCCAGGGCGGGGACGGCCCGACGGTCCGCGACGACGACAGCGTCGTCCAGGAAGACCTGTTCGACATGGTCGACAGCGTCGCCGACCGCATCGGCGAGGAGAATCGACGAAAAGTCGCGGAGCACGTCGACGCAGCGAGGGCAGACGCGGGCGACGACGTCCCCGCGGCGGCCGAGTCTCGCTGA